The DNA sequence CCCTCCGCTGTTCGATACCTGGAAATTATTTACAGAATTACTTTGGCTGATGTTTGGACTATGTATTATTATGAGAGCAGAACTAAGGAATAGAAATACAATCACTATTGAGACCAGACGACTAATCTTCATTCTCCGTTTTGTCCCAGGTTTTACTTTCACCATTTTTACTTCCATTCTGTTATGAATTAGAGACTCTAAATGTAATTAAAGATTTTCAATTACTCAGCACTTTATGACCATCCGGTCTCAATTTACGTTCCTGAATCTTTAATTCAATCCCTTCCTGGCTAATAAATTGTTTATCTTCTTCTCATTGTTCCACCCTCTGTATTTGCTGATAGAGGTCACCTACTGTTTTCTGTGCTTCCTGAAGGTTTTCACGTATTCCGTTGAACCCGATCCATTCTATCCTGACACTTTGCTGGCCACTATTTACACGACTTATTCTGTACACGGTGTTCAACATATCCTGCATTCCTTCGTTTACCTTCACTAATTTCTTTGACGGTTTCAGATACAGGATTGCTTTCAGTTCTGTTTCAACCTGTGCCTTTTCGGTTTCGATCTGTTCTTTCAGTTTGATCAGCTCGGACTTAGAGGTTTCAATGCTTTCCTGTTTGAACCTGTCAGTTTCCATATAGAGACCGAGCTTCTCAGCATCAACCAGGAGTGCATGGAATTTCTCCTTATCCAGGGAGAACATTCCCTTCATGCCTGACAGTCTTGTTGGATCCTGGTTATCTTTATCCTCATAGACTCTCCTAATGAATGTTTGAACCTGTGTTAAGTATGCATTGACCTTCTGAATGCCCTCTGAGGAATGCAGGTTCAGTAGTTGGTTTTCCAGTATGCCGGATTCCTGTTTCATTGTCTTGTTCTTAGCTTCCAGGTCATCATTTTCCTTCTGCAGGTCCGTGATCGTTTCAATCAGTGAGTTCCTCTCATTCTGTTTGCCCTGAATACTCATGGACAGTTCCTTAACCTGATCTTCCATGTTACCGATTTCAACTGAAATTTTCAATTCCTCCTGGACTTTAGGTAAAAATAGAGGATTGTCAGGATCACAGATTTCCTGAATGAATTGCCTGTTCTGTGTGTATTTCCGGAAAATGAATTTACTTGCCTTTGGATTCACCTTGAGATACTTGTACAGCTCAGAGTTTGAGACTTCACCCCTCATTAAGAACTCTGGAACCTTAACAGAACCTTCCATGTCCTCTCTGATCTTCTCACAGGTGCTGACATATCCCTCTAACGCTTCCGCAAAACTTCCCCTGTTCCTGGAACTGTTCTTTATTGTGTCCATGCTATCTTCATATATTTTCTGTGTTGTTATTGTCCTATCCATGTATATATGATCTAACCTCAATATATATAGTTTACATATTTACGTGCCATATCTAAATATGTTTACCTCTCTTTACCTTTGCTTTTCTACATCTCTGTGTAATTCGACCTCTGTTTACAACAATGAATATCCCTCAAAATTCGTATAATATATCTATACTATGGAAACGTTCTGTGTCATAGAAAATTCGTGCAAAAAGTATATGATTGGGGTTTAGCCCACAAAACATTGCCTTTCCTGATGGTCAAAACTTCGGAAAAAAGTCAATCATATACTCTTACCTTAGAGTATATGAAAAATATCCCCGAAATCATTATTCATGAATATAATTTGAAATTTGATTTTTAAAGTTTGAAAACAAATTCCACATGGCCATAACCTTTCGTATAGGGTTTGATTTCTTCCTTGTCAGATTCTGTGAAACCGAAATTAAGGTAATGTTCCCCTGCCGTTATGAGTTCATGCCCCTGAGACTGTGCAACCATTCCCATCTTTATGGGATCATAACCCTCAGTCATCATTACCCAACTCTCCCATGTCTTACGGAAAGAACGGACACAGACACCATTGGTCTTTGGATATATGTATTTTTCATGATATACCTTTACTGTTTTACCGTTCTTTACTTCTGTCAGTTGGGTTCCATTCTCATCCTTCACAGGGTGTTTTACTACCTTCTGTAATCCAGGATTGAGAGCAAGTCCGATCATCTCCCCTGCGACGTGAAGTATCTGGCTCAATTAAGTAAGGGTTTGCCTCATTTCATCCAGGGTGTTTGATTTTATATTTCCGGCCTTGAAAAAGTCTTTAAGGGATTTGATTTATGTTTTAAGAGAATACACAAGCAAAATAAATATATAATAAAAATCTAGTATTGAGTTATGATGGGAAGGACCTCAATAGACGATTTAACAAACCATTGTGTTGAAAAGTACATTCAGGATCATGATTATAGATATTCTATAGGCAAGCCTCCTTTGGATCAGGCATTTTTTAACGAAGTATATGAGATAATTAGGGATACTTATCCATACATAATAGGCTTTGCATTAGAAAGGATATACCAGACTGTGAAGAAGAAGTTATCTGAAAAGAAGGAAAAAGAAGCTATGAGATTAATTTCACAGCAAAAGGTTCTAAACGTTTTTGGAAATGGCGCCGTTTTATTGTTTGGCGAGGTGCGGCCTTTCTTCGAAATTCCAATGAATTCTAAACTCTATTTCTATAACGTTAACTTTCAAAACGGGATGCCAACTAATGCAACCCCATTTCGTTTACAGACTAATTTAGTCGTCCCAGAGGGAGTTAGTCTTGTTCTGCGTGATGCTACAATAGTATATGAAGGAAAACTAGGTCAATTTATAAGGGAATATAAGGCTCCAAGCCTATTTTTCATTAAAAGCTCTGGGATCGCCGCATAGAAGTCTGATGAATCCAAATCATTTTCTCCGTTATATTGTTCCGCACCGAGTGAAGCGGGATTGTGCGGTCAAAAATTCCCATCCCCTGATCCTATTAGTTTGATCTTCGCTGGAGAGATTTAGCATAACTTAGAGGCCTGCAACAAAGATTTATAAATTTCAGCTACTGTACATTATTATGGAACCAGCGGAAATCATTGTTAAAGAGTGGCTTCAGAAAGTTATGAAACAGTTTACAATGGAAAATATTCTGTACCCAGTAAATTCTGGAAAAAGCGGCAGTAATTACAGCGATATAGACATATTTGCTTTTGACGCCAAAGACAGGAAATTTTATGACTACGAGGTAAAATGGTCCTCTGGACATGCTATTGGTGCTACACCGAGCCAGACTGTGGGGAATATTGTTAATAGATTTTACGACGATGCAAGAGGAGAGATTATCAGCGAAATTGGGATCTCCGATTCAAGAAATATTCAGAAAGTGTTAGTCGCACCACGACTTTATTTCGGGACCAAAGAAGAGACAAAGAAGAAATATGAACAGATGTTCAAAGAGAATAAGATAGAGGTGAAATACTTTGAGGATATAATTAAAGAACTCATGGAATATTCCGAGAAGTCAAAGAAGGATGATTCCATAGTAGTGAGGTTACTCAGGAGCATAAATTATTCTTATCCAGACAAGTCTGATCGTTATGGTAAAATACAATGAGTTCAGTAAAGAGTGAAAGATTGAAACAACTTCAATATACCTTTGTTAGGTTCCTTTAGGGGGAACCCACCGGTAACTTTATATCTTGGCAAAAAAGGAGGTACCTTTACATTCCCGACATAACACATATTTCTTATGAATAGTATATGATTGAAAACATGGTATTTTAAACGGTTTCACACTGTTTATTTTCAATAACGATCTATAATTCTTGGTCATGGTTCCTGGATGTTATCCCAGAGTGCAATGAGGCACATCATTTGGATCCCGTTTTGGCCATGGTATTGGAGGTTTAACTGAAGGTTCGGAATCCCAAGGTTTCATGGGCTTATCTCTGTAAATGGCAAGTGAATTCTGTCCAATTATGGCAAACGAAAAGTATCCAGTTCTGGCAATCGAAAAATAGCCAGTATATCATGCTGAACATAGGTGCAGCGGATTGCTTGAACAGGAGGGATGGTACATGATAAGGAGCTTGAAGGATCAGGGACTTTCGATCAGCGAGATCGCCAGGAGGCTGGGGATAAGCAGGACAACAGTGAGGAAGTATCTCAAATCGGGTAAGGTACTGCAATATCACAGGGATCCTGCAGGCTCCATGATCAAGTCATTCCTGCCGCTGGTGAGGGAGATGATAGATCGGCACAACCTCTCAGCCGTCAGGATATATGAGGAACTTAAGAAGAAAGGCTTCAAAGGATCATATTCCCTCGTGAAACAGTACAGCAGGCCTATGCGTAATGACAGGAAGATCCTTGCAGTCTACCGTTACGAGACGGATCCAGGAAAACAATCACAGGTGGATTTCGGAGAATTCGGATACATCGAAATTGATGGGAAAAGAAGGAAGCTGTATGCATTCAGCATGATCCTTGGATTTTCCAGGATGAGATATGCCGAATTCACTACAGATATCTCAACCCACAATGTGATCAGGCTGCATCTCAATGCCTTCCGCTACTTCGGAGGATACACTGATGCAATCCTTTATGACAATATGAAACAGGTTGTCCTTGACAGGAAGCTGAAGACCTCAGATTCTACGTTCAACGGCGAATTCATGAGCTTCTCCGAGTACTATGGCATCATTGTAAGGCTCTGTTATCCCTATCGTCCCCAGACAAAGGGCAAGATCGAGAACACCATCAAGTATCTCAGATACAACTTCTGGGCAGGCAGGACATTTGAGTCTCTCCCGGATATTAATGCCCGGTGCGATGAATGGCTTCAGAAGGTCAATTCCCAGACCCATGGCACCACGCATGAAATCCCGCAGGAAAGGCTGAGGAAGGAGCAGCTCAATCCACTGGATTCAGTGCAGGCCTACCCCATAAGGATAGAGGAGATAAGGAAGATATCAAGGGACTGCTACATCTCGTACAAGGGTAACAGATATTCAGTTCCCTGGATACATGCAGGCAGGGTGGCCAGGGTCATAGAATCATCGACCCTGAAGATACGGGTTGATTCCCGGACCGTGGCGGAACATGATATTCTCCCCGGAACTGGTAGGATATCAAGGAAGAAGGAGCATTTTGAGGGCCTTCTCAAAGCGATCAGGGAACAGAACATCGAGAACTTCCAGACAAGGGTTGAGAAGCGTGATCTCTCAGAATATGAGGGCGTGATGTGATGGATCCATACGAAAGAGTGCATGAGAGCCTAATCACCCTAGGACTGGACACCATTGAGCATACCATTGACAATTATCTGGAAAACGCGAGGGACAGGAGTGTCATCGATGTCCTGGACCACCTCCTTTCTGAGGAGGTGAAGAGCAAGCGATCAAAGAGATATGAGACGAAGCTGAAGTATGCAGGTTTTCCCTTCAGGAAAACAATGGAAGAGTTCGATTTCTCCTTCCAGAAATCCATTGACATGTCAGTGATTGATGATCTCATGACCCTCAGGTTTGTGCACAACAGGGAGAACCTCGTATTTCTGGGTCCACCGGGTGTCGGCAAGACACACCTGTCGGTTGCACTGGGAATGAGGGCACTCCAGTCCGATGTTTCCACATATTATATCTCTGCTGTAAAGCTGGTGCAGTCCCTCAGGAAGGAATACCTGAGAGACAGGCTGAACATTCTTCTCCGCAGTTATTCGAGATACGCGCTCATGATAGTGGATGAGATCGGCTATCTCCCGCTGAATCGTGAGGAGAGCAATCTCATGTTCCAGCTTGTCTCACACAGGTATGAGAAATCGTCCACTATCTTCACCTCGAACAAGTCTTTCTCTGAATGGGGTGAAGTCATGGGAGATCAGGTGATGGCTTCGGCCATCCTTGACAGGATACTGCATCACTGCACGGTGTTGAACATCAAAGGTGAGTCTTACAGGCTAAAGGACAGGCGGAAGGGCAATCCTCCGCCGTATAAGGAGAAGTGAAAAGAAAATGGAAAACATAAATATGGGTGGACAGATTTCATCTGCCGATTTTGGACAATTTTCATTTGGCGGTTACAATCTCCTCAATCCCCAATATTGTTTCAGTCCTCAGATTGTAAATATTCCCACTTTCCTTTACAATACTAACATGCCTGAAACCAACTCTTCTCAGAGTTCCGTAATGGGTTTTTTTGCATTTACCTGTTTCGCAGAGAACCTTTACATTACTGCCCAACAATTCCTTGTAATTCTCCAGATCCTTTGTGTTCACTCAGATCACCCCCGGTCGTCCCGGATATCGGAATTATCGGGCTTGGGTTGTGAACCTTTTTTTTCTAGTCGCGGATCTGTCGCGGGTCTCTCAGAATCACCCGAGACAACTTTTTTATTAGCATTTCCTAGAGTTGAACTCTCATCTGTCGTGGAGACCCTCTTCCCTTCCTCATGTTCATGTTTTCCGTAAAAATTTTTGTCTGCGAAAGAAGATCCGCGACTGATTGTGTCTGGGTTAATCTCTGACTGGCCTTTTTGCTGTCGTGGGCCATTTTCGAGATCCGAGACAGTTTCCGCGACAGGCATCCATGTGACATTGAGCAGATCGCACCAGGCCTTGGTTCTTGAACCGCTTGTACCTATTCTTTTGTCAACTGTCGGGTTCGAGTATCCCAGAGTGTTAAGTGCCTTTCCTATGCTTGCCGCATTAATGTTCTTTATAGGGAACCCCTTTTCAGTTGCCCATTTTACGGCAGCAGTAATAACTTCCTGTTTGGGTGTTGTCAGGTATTCATCAAAACTACCCTTGTAGCTGCCGGTAATGTACCTCTCTGGATCTCTGCCCGTGATTTCGATAATAACCCTGGCGTCTTCGATATCTGTAATTATTATTTCATTATCATTAAGCAACCTTAGGTAAGCCAGGGCAGGGTTTGATCTCTTCTCCCATTCTTTCTTTGCCTCGTTCAAGTTCAACTGGCCGGTGAACTTCATGCGTGTTGTTAAAGGCCCGTAGTAGTTGTCTATTACATAAGAAAATATCCTGTCAAGTTCCTCCTTGTCCTCTAATTTTTCTACTACTTTCTTTATCTGTTCTGGGATCATTACATCCTCCAGGACATTCGGGAAATCTATAATGTCAATAACCCTCCTGTAAAACGCCCGCAGTTCGTTTTCCTTATCCGGCAGTTCATTCGTATCAATTATCTGCTTGGCATGGCTTGCAAATTTGAAGGGATGTCCGTTTTTCCTGTCAACCGTGATCGTAGTACCATCCGTTACACGTTTAAACCATTCAGAGCTTAGAATTTGAAAACTACTTTC is a window from the Thermoplasmatales archaeon genome containing:
- a CDS encoding DNA binding domain, excisionase family produces the protein MLEQEGWYMIRSLKDQGLSISEIARRLGISRTTVRKYLKSGKVLQYHRDPAGSMIKSFLPLVREMIDRHNLSAVRIYEELKKKGFKGSYSLVKQYSRPMRNDRKILAVYRYETDPGKQSQVDFGEFGYIEIDGKRRKLYAFSMILGFSRMRYAEFTTDISTHNVIRLHLNAFRYFGGYTDAILYDNMKQVVLDRKLKTSDSTFNGEFMSFSEYYGIIVRLCYPYRPQTKGKIENTIKYLRYNFWAGRTFESLPDINARCDEWLQKVNSQTHGTTHEIPQERLRKEQLNPLDSVQAYPIRIEEIRKISRDCYISYKGNRYSVPWIHAGRVARVIESSTLKIRVDSRTVAEHDILPGTGRISRKKEHFEGLLKAIREQNIENFQTRVEKRDLSEYEGVM
- a CDS encoding transposase/IS protein, whose amino-acid sequence is MDPYERVHESLITLGLDTIEHTIDNYLENARDRSVIDVLDHLLSEEVKSKRSKRYETKLKYAGFPFRKTMEEFDFSFQKSIDMSVIDDLMTLRFVHNRENLVFLGPPGVGKTHLSVALGMRALQSDVSTYYISAVKLVQSLRKEYLRDRLNILLRSYSRYALMIVDEIGYLPLNREESNLMFQLVSHRYEKSSTIFTSNKSFSEWGEVMGDQVMASAILDRILHHCTVLNIKGESYRLKDRRKGNPPPYKEK
- a CDS encoding hypothetical protein (phage/plasmid primase, P4 family, C-terminal domain); translation: MLQGDPKADLKKTQIFETIAWTLMKNYSIQGTVVMYGRGGEGKSIIHKVVENLLVRTSSITLEELEEDKFKRAELYGSWANLISESSFQILSSEWFKRVTDGTTITVDRKNGHPFKFASHAKQIIDTNELPDKENELRAFYRRVIDIIDFPNVLEDVMIPEQIKKVVEKLEDKEELDRIFSYVIDNYYGPLTTRMKFTGQLNLNEAKKEWEKRSNPALAYLRLLNDNEIIITDIEDARVIIEITGRDPERYITGSYKGSFDEYLTTPKQEVITAAVKWATEKGFPIKNINAASIGKALNTLGYSNPTVDKRIGTSGSRTKAWCDLLNVTWMPVAETVSDLENGPRQQKGQSEINPDTISRGSSFADKNFYGKHEHEEGKRVSTTDESSTLGNANKKVVSGDSERPATDPRLEKKGSQPKPDNSDIRDDRG